The following are encoded together in the Adhaeribacter arboris genome:
- a CDS encoding TetR/AcrR family transcriptional regulator: MVKKLKDQSTEQRILEAAKTVFIHKGMAGARMQDIADEAGINKAMLHYYFRSKEKLFEVIFREAVGRFLPKLNAIIAMDSSLFEKIHVFCREYISVLTENPYIPLFVVNEANKQSHAFLSSMMGSQKPNLPALINQIEEEVKKGIIHPISPAQLLLNMMSMCIFPFLGRPIWNFLSGMDELQFNFLMQQRKEEVATFIISSIKKQKE; the protein is encoded by the coding sequence ATGGTTAAAAAACTAAAAGATCAGTCTACCGAACAGCGCATTTTAGAAGCTGCAAAAACAGTTTTTATTCACAAAGGAATGGCTGGTGCCCGAATGCAGGATATTGCCGATGAAGCTGGTATTAATAAAGCCATGCTGCATTATTATTTCCGGAGTAAAGAAAAATTATTTGAGGTGATATTCCGGGAAGCGGTAGGAAGGTTTTTGCCGAAGCTTAACGCTATTATTGCGATGGATTCTTCCTTGTTCGAAAAAATTCATGTTTTTTGCCGGGAATACATTAGTGTTCTCACCGAGAATCCTTACATACCCTTATTTGTAGTAAATGAGGCGAATAAGCAATCCCATGCTTTCTTGAGTTCTATGATGGGAAGTCAAAAACCGAACTTACCTGCTTTAATTAACCAAATTGAAGAAGAGGTAAAAAAAGGAATTATCCACCCCATTAGTCCGGCGCAATTATTATTAAACATGATGTCAATGTGTATTTTCCCGTTTCTTGGCCGGCCCATTTGGAATTTTTTATCCGGTATGGATGAATTACAATTTAATTTTTTGATGCAGCAGCGTAAGGAAGAAGTAGCAACCTTTATTATCAGTTCCATAAAAAAACAAAAAGAATAA
- a CDS encoding TolC family protein, whose protein sequence is MKLTIWLNTLVILFLINLPLARGQTVTLEQLQQKARENYPLTRQKNVIQESNALLLQNINRNNLPQLVILGQGSYQSDVTSINSPIPGLEIEAPAKDQYRITTELTQPLYDGGLRRSKQLVQQITSETENQRLEVELYKLREQVNQMYFAIILLEEQARQASLLQKDLAIGIKRTQAQVANGITFKSNLNVLQAEHLKAGQRIIELQNTRLGYLQALSLLTGEPLPLNIQLTRPVAPAISTTPEIRRPELNLYSKQIQVWEAQKKMVEVGLRPGLSFFGQGGYGRPGLNLLKNEFDYFYLTGLRFTWRLNTWYTHRNEKKVLDLNKKTTNLQQEIFSLNINMQLTRERAEIQKLEELIKSDQEIIALRESVKNRPKPNWKMPLLPPTTFYAR, encoded by the coding sequence ATGAAATTAACTATTTGGTTAAACACTTTGGTTATTTTATTTTTAATCAATCTACCCCTTGCCCGAGGTCAAACGGTTACTTTGGAGCAATTGCAGCAAAAAGCCCGCGAAAATTACCCGCTTACCCGGCAAAAAAATGTAATTCAGGAAAGTAATGCGCTTTTGCTGCAAAACATTAACAGAAACAACTTACCCCAATTAGTCATTTTGGGGCAGGGTAGCTATCAATCGGATGTAACCAGTATTAACTCTCCAATACCTGGTCTGGAGATAGAAGCACCCGCTAAAGACCAGTACCGGATTACCACCGAACTAACCCAACCCTTATACGATGGGGGCTTGAGAAGATCCAAACAACTCGTGCAGCAAATAACTAGTGAAACGGAAAACCAGCGATTAGAAGTAGAGCTTTATAAGCTGCGGGAACAAGTAAATCAAATGTACTTTGCTATTATTCTGTTGGAGGAACAAGCCCGGCAAGCATCTCTTTTGCAAAAGGATCTGGCCATTGGCATCAAGCGAACTCAGGCCCAGGTAGCCAATGGTATTACTTTTAAATCAAACCTGAATGTGCTTCAAGCCGAACACCTGAAAGCGGGCCAGCGAATCATTGAATTGCAAAATACCCGCTTAGGCTATTTACAAGCCCTGAGTTTATTAACGGGCGAACCATTACCGCTAAATATTCAACTTACCCGGCCAGTGGCACCCGCCATCTCTACTACTCCGGAAATTCGCCGGCCCGAACTCAATCTTTATAGTAAACAAATACAAGTTTGGGAAGCCCAGAAAAAAATGGTAGAAGTAGGCTTACGACCTGGTCTTAGCTTTTTTGGACAAGGTGGCTACGGGAGGCCCGGCCTGAACTTACTCAAAAATGAATTCGATTACTTTTACCTTACCGGCTTACGTTTTACGTGGCGTTTAAATACCTGGTACACCCACCGCAACGAAAAGAAAGTTTTAGACCTGAATAAGAAAACAACCAACTTGCAACAGGAAATTTTCTCATTAAATATCAATATGCAACTCACCCGCGAACGCGCGGAAATTCAAAAACTGGAAGAATTAATCAAGAGTGATCAGGAAATTATAGCGCTTCGGGAAAGCGTAAAAAATCGGCCCAAGCCCAACTGGAAAATGCCGTTATTACCGCCAACGACTTTTTACGCGAGGTGA
- a CDS encoding HlyD family secretion protein, with the protein MKNIFLVLLLTTSLVSCHSGENIHDASGTFEADEVIVSAELSGEIDSLAIEEGQVIPAGKIVGLIDAENVRLQKEQAEASLKALAVRTTDVGPQVLLLKDQLAVQQVQLKSLLREKQRTENLLKLDAATGKQLDDINTQIDISERQIRVIQQQIKVQQNEVATRNRTILSERQPMQKLIAQLGSQLSKAQVRNPIAGTVLTKYAMTGEVTAPGKALYKIADLSTLTLRAYITGDQLSQVKIGQPVTVLVDNGQENYKKLSGTITWVASQAEFTPKTIQTKDQRANLVYAVKVKVKNDGFLKIGMYGEVALNTAS; encoded by the coding sequence ATGAAAAATATATTCCTAGTATTATTGCTAACCACGAGTCTAGTCTCCTGCCATTCGGGAGAAAACATCCACGATGCCTCCGGCACTTTTGAGGCAGATGAAGTTATTGTATCAGCGGAACTGAGCGGTGAAATTGATTCTTTAGCAATTGAGGAAGGACAAGTGATACCGGCCGGTAAAATTGTTGGGTTAATTGACGCCGAAAATGTAAGACTCCAAAAAGAACAAGCTGAAGCAAGTTTAAAAGCTTTAGCGGTAAGAACCACCGACGTTGGGCCGCAGGTATTACTGTTAAAAGATCAGTTAGCTGTGCAGCAAGTACAATTAAAATCCTTGTTACGGGAAAAACAACGCACCGAAAATCTTTTAAAATTAGATGCCGCCACCGGCAAACAACTCGATGATATAAATACCCAGATTGACATTTCCGAACGCCAAATACGAGTCATACAGCAGCAGATTAAAGTTCAGCAAAACGAAGTAGCTACCCGCAACCGGACGATACTCAGCGAAAGGCAACCCATGCAGAAACTTATTGCCCAATTGGGCAGCCAACTAAGCAAAGCGCAGGTGCGCAATCCAATTGCCGGTACCGTACTTACCAAATACGCCATGACCGGGGAAGTAACCGCACCCGGTAAAGCTTTATACAAAATAGCCGATTTATCTACCCTAACCCTGCGGGCTTACATTACCGGAGATCAGTTATCGCAGGTTAAAATTGGGCAGCCCGTAACGGTGCTGGTAGATAATGGCCAGGAAAATTATAAAAAGTTGTCCGGTACCATTACCTGGGTAGCCAGCCAAGCCGAATTCACGCCTAAAACCATTCAAACCAAAGACCAGCGGGCTAACCTGGTTTATGCCGTGAAGGTAAAAGTTAAAAATGATGGATTTCTGAAGATTGGCATGTATGGTGAGGTAGCATTAAACACAGCCTCATGA
- a CDS encoding ABC transporter ATP-binding protein, whose amino-acid sequence MKTIVVNNLVKTYTTGKQTVQALKGISLEVDSGELFGLIGPDGAGKTTLIRILVTLLLADSGSAQVDGHEVVQDYKIIRQRVGYMPGTFSLYQDLTVQENLNFFATVFNTSIEENYDLVKDIYVQIEPFKNRRAGKLSGGMKQKLALCCTLIHKPTVLFLDEPTTGVDAVSRKAFWDMLANLKKQGITTLVSTPYMDEAAMCDRVALIQEGTILAIDRPAVINQQFHKPLLAIASTAMFRLLNDLKNYTEVIAAYPFGEYQHVVMQPDYHPEQLEKYLQGKNHLDLEIKIVSPNIEDSFIQLMSKNQNQILS is encoded by the coding sequence ATGAAAACAATAGTAGTAAATAATCTGGTAAAGACTTATACAACCGGTAAGCAAACGGTACAGGCTTTAAAAGGAATTTCGCTGGAGGTAGATTCCGGGGAGCTCTTTGGCTTAATTGGCCCCGATGGCGCCGGTAAAACCACGCTCATCCGGATTTTGGTAACGCTGTTATTAGCTGATTCGGGCTCTGCCCAAGTAGATGGCCACGAAGTAGTTCAGGATTATAAAATTATCCGGCAGCGGGTGGGTTACATGCCCGGCACTTTTTCTTTGTACCAGGATTTAACAGTGCAGGAAAATCTCAACTTTTTTGCTACCGTTTTTAATACTTCCATTGAAGAGAATTACGACTTAGTAAAAGATATCTATGTTCAGATTGAGCCTTTTAAAAACCGGCGGGCAGGCAAGCTTTCCGGGGGTATGAAACAAAAGCTGGCCTTGTGCTGCACTTTAATTCATAAGCCAACTGTTCTTTTTTTAGATGAGCCCACTACCGGGGTAGATGCCGTTTCCCGGAAAGCATTCTGGGATATGCTGGCTAATTTGAAAAAGCAAGGCATTACCACCTTGGTATCTACCCCTTACATGGACGAAGCCGCTATGTGCGACCGGGTGGCCCTAATTCAAGAAGGTACTATTCTGGCTATTGACCGTCCGGCAGTTATCAACCAGCAATTTCACAAACCCTTGTTGGCTATAGCCTCTACCGCCATGTTCCGGCTATTAAACGATTTAAAAAATTATACTGAGGTAATTGCCGCTTATCCTTTCGGCGAATACCAGCACGTAGTTATGCAGCCCGACTACCATCCGGAACAATTGGAAAAATACCTGCAAGGCAAAAATCATCTGGATTTAGAAATAAAAATTGTTTCCCCCAATATCGAAGATTCATTCATTCAACTAATGTCTAAAAACCAAAATCAAATCCTTTCCTAA
- a CDS encoding ABC transporter ATP-binding protein: MNNYSIVCENLSKTFGSFKAVDNISFSVEKGDIFGFLGANGAGKTTAIRMFCGLSKPTSGKATVAGLDVFTQTEQIKKTIGYMSQKFSLYADLTVRENIQLYAGIYGKSDQFIKEKSRLVLQQLKLEKEADQLVGSLPLGWKQKLAFSVAIFHEPQIVFLDEPTGGVDPITRREFWQMIYEAAERGITVFVTTHYMDEAEYCNRVSIMVDGRVEALGKPKELKNTFNAANMGEVFLKLARQAKRSGE, translated from the coding sequence ATGAATAATTACAGCATTGTTTGCGAAAATTTGAGTAAAACCTTCGGCAGTTTTAAAGCAGTCGATAACATTTCCTTTTCTGTAGAAAAAGGCGATATATTTGGTTTTCTGGGCGCAAATGGAGCGGGTAAAACAACTGCTATCCGTATGTTTTGCGGCTTATCTAAACCCACTTCCGGCAAGGCTACGGTAGCCGGCTTAGATGTATTTACTCAAACCGAGCAGATAAAAAAGACCATCGGCTACATGAGTCAGAAATTTTCTTTGTACGCCGATTTAACGGTAAGAGAAAATATTCAATTATACGCCGGTATTTACGGCAAATCCGATCAGTTTATTAAAGAAAAAAGCCGGCTTGTACTGCAGCAATTGAAATTAGAAAAAGAAGCCGATCAGTTGGTCGGTTCGTTGCCCTTGGGTTGGAAACAAAAACTGGCTTTTTCGGTGGCTATTTTCCACGAACCGCAAATAGTTTTTCTCGATGAACCTACCGGCGGCGTAGATCCGATTACCCGTCGCGAGTTCTGGCAAATGATTTACGAAGCCGCCGAACGGGGAATTACCGTTTTTGTAACCACCCACTACATGGACGAAGCCGAATACTGTAACCGGGTTTCGATAATGGTTGATGGCCGGGTGGAAGCCTTAGGCAAACCCAAGGAGCTAAAAAACACTTTTAATGCTGCTAACATGGGAGAAGTATTTCTGAAACTTGCCCGTCAAGCCAAACGCTCCGGAGAATGA
- a CDS encoding ABC transporter permease, with amino-acid sequence MKNHLSTGKVKNNKHRQFLSLVKKEFSHISRDPKTLIILLGMPIVQIIIFGFALTNEVKNARIGVFDQAQDASTQALISQIEASQYFEIFRHFNSYPEIEQEFKKGTIKIALVLPQNFATDLQHFNKAQVQLIADASDPNVANTLINYASAVILDFQDRTTANNGLPYTIHTETRMLYNPQLQGTYSFVPGVMVMVLMLVCTMMTAITIVREKELGTMEILLVSPLQPLKIIVAKAVPYLLLSMLNIASILLLSVFVLQVPINGSLLLLLAASILFTITSLSLGLLISTVTDSQQTAMFISLTGLFLPTVMLSGFMFPIENMPLPLQVISNLVPAKWFYSIVKTVMIKGAGWAIIWREVLVLTAMTLLFLGLSIKNFKIRLA; translated from the coding sequence ATGAAAAATCACCTGAGTACCGGTAAAGTAAAAAATAATAAACACCGGCAATTTCTTTCGCTGGTTAAAAAAGAATTTTCCCACATTTCCCGCGACCCGAAAACCTTAATTATTCTGTTGGGAATGCCTATTGTGCAGATTATTATATTTGGTTTTGCCTTAACTAACGAAGTAAAAAACGCGCGCATCGGCGTATTTGATCAGGCGCAGGATGCCAGCACTCAAGCCTTAATTTCTCAAATAGAAGCCAGCCAGTATTTCGAAATTTTCCGGCATTTTAATTCTTACCCCGAAATTGAACAGGAATTTAAAAAAGGCACCATAAAAATTGCCCTGGTTTTGCCCCAAAACTTTGCAACCGACTTGCAGCACTTTAACAAAGCCCAGGTACAACTTATCGCCGATGCTTCTGACCCCAACGTAGCCAATACTTTAATTAACTATGCTTCTGCCGTTATTTTGGATTTTCAGGATAGAACTACCGCGAACAATGGCCTGCCTTACACCATCCACACCGAAACCCGGATGTTGTACAATCCGCAATTGCAAGGTACTTATAGTTTTGTTCCCGGGGTAATGGTTATGGTTTTAATGTTGGTTTGTACCATGATGACGGCTATTACCATTGTGCGGGAAAAAGAACTGGGTACCATGGAAATACTGCTAGTATCGCCGCTGCAGCCGCTTAAAATTATTGTAGCTAAAGCAGTGCCTTACTTGCTTTTATCTATGCTTAACATTGCCAGCATTTTGCTCTTGAGCGTATTTGTGTTGCAAGTACCCATTAATGGCAGTTTGCTCTTGCTTTTGGCCGCCAGTATTCTTTTTACCATTACCAGTTTGTCTTTAGGCTTGCTTATTTCTACGGTTACTGATTCGCAACAAACCGCCATGTTCATTTCTTTAACGGGTTTGTTTTTACCCACCGTTATGCTGAGCGGATTTATGTTTCCGATTGAAAACATGCCTTTGCCGCTGCAGGTAATTTCTAATCTGGTGCCGGCTAAATGGTTTTATAGCATTGTAAAAACGGTAATGATTAAAGGTGCCGGATGGGCAATAATCTGGCGGGAAGTTCTGGTATTAACCGCCATGACTTTGCTCTTCCTGGGCTTAAGTATTAAAAATTTTAAAATCCGGTTAGCATGA
- a CDS encoding ABC transporter permease: MRTLQFLLRKEFRQIFRNKSILRIIFVMPLMQLLVLPWAADYEMKNIRLTVVDHDHSVSSQKLISKINSSGYFLLYAYTPSYQQAMATLDRDQADLILEIPVDFERNIIKENESTALIAVNAINGMKAGLGNAYLQSVIRDFNNQVRTEWIQPTRFSPQQVMEVTTSNWYNPLQKYKDFMVPGILVVLVTMVGSFLASLNIVKEKEIGTIEQMNVTPVKKYHFILAKLIPFWVLGLFVLSLGLLIAWAFYGIVPVGNLLVLYTYAAVYLLAVLGLGLLLSTYSENQQQAMLLSFFLIMVFILMSGLYTSIESMPLWAQYLTKINPVSYFIQVIRMVILKGSGLADISQQLFITVGFALLLNAWAVVNYKKRS, translated from the coding sequence ATGAGAACCTTACAATTTTTGCTGCGCAAAGAGTTCCGGCAAATATTCCGGAACAAGTCCATACTACGCATTATCTTCGTGATGCCTTTAATGCAATTACTGGTTTTGCCCTGGGCAGCGGATTATGAAATGAAGAATATCCGTTTAACCGTAGTAGATCACGATCATTCCGTCAGTTCGCAAAAATTAATCTCCAAAATAAATTCTTCGGGTTACTTTTTATTGTATGCCTATACTCCCTCCTACCAACAAGCCATGGCCACCCTCGACCGGGATCAAGCCGATTTGATTTTAGAAATTCCGGTGGATTTTGAAAGAAATATAATCAAGGAAAACGAATCTACTGCTTTAATAGCCGTAAACGCCATCAATGGCATGAAAGCAGGTTTAGGCAATGCTTACCTGCAAAGTGTAATCCGGGATTTTAATAACCAGGTCCGAACCGAATGGATTCAGCCTACCCGTTTTTCGCCGCAGCAAGTTATGGAAGTAACCACTTCTAACTGGTACAATCCATTACAAAAATACAAAGACTTTATGGTTCCCGGTATTTTAGTGGTGCTGGTAACCATGGTAGGTTCGTTTCTGGCTTCTTTAAACATTGTAAAAGAAAAGGAAATTGGTACCATCGAACAAATGAACGTAACACCGGTAAAAAAATACCATTTTATTCTGGCTAAACTTATTCCTTTTTGGGTGCTGGGGCTTTTTGTGTTGAGTTTAGGCTTGCTCATTGCCTGGGCGTTTTACGGCATTGTACCCGTCGGCAATTTGCTCGTTTTATATACCTACGCGGCAGTTTATCTGCTGGCCGTTTTAGGTTTAGGGTTGTTGCTTTCTACTTATTCCGAAAATCAGCAGCAAGCCATGCTGCTCTCCTTTTTTCTGATTATGGTTTTTATTTTAATGAGCGGCTTGTATACTTCCATCGAAAGCATGCCTTTGTGGGCTCAGTATCTAACCAAAATTAATCCGGTATCTTACTTCATTCAGGTTATCCGAATGGTAATTTTAAAAGGCAGCGGATTGGCCGATATCTCCCAACAACTATTTATTACCGTCGGATTTGCTTTGCTACTCAATGCCTGGGCCGTTGTAAATTATAAAAAGCGGAGTTAA